The DNA sequence ATTAGACGaagattttcttttattttgatagCTATTCTCTTTAATTATTCCCGCGTAaattattttcttgaattttctCAAGATCGAAACAAgatcgatatatatatatgtatgagagtacttacagtgatgttactggtGCTCACATCTGGAAAAAGATCGAATGTAATGTCGGCGGTTCCAGTACCGGACTTCGGCGGCCGATCGTACTGTATAACATATGGAAAATCCAAGATCGAATTGGAATAATTGTGATTTATGGCAGAGAAGAGGATGATAAGTAAAATAGTAGGGTAGAGTAAAATCAAGCTGGTGCATTTGAATTCACCCATGGCCACTCACTCCAAATAATTAACAACAAAGTCTTTCTAAAATTTTCTTTCGGTCTTTTCGTTTTGGTAGGTTGAGTAGGGTTTATATATATGGTGAGATGAGAGCGATCGAAGAGAGGAGTGGATATATAGGAATAATGTGATGAAATTATTAGTATTTCTGTTTGATTTGATATATATAAGGTAGTATATCCCTTAGAAAGAGTCATCACAGTACTATAGCGCTTCCATAAATGTAGAACATTTTGTTTCCGAGTACTACTACTCATAGTGACTCACTCTCATATGCTATAGCTTCCTATTGGAATGGAATCCCCTGTACATCCTTCCCAGGCTTTATTCCCGTGGTCCGTTATTCTATTGGACACGTAAGCAATGCAAAAGaacatatattaattattagagcATCACCAAGGAAACGGCAAATCCTTTGTTTGGTGATGATTTGTTATGCAAGGACGCTGCATATATTTGTTGAATTTGGAGTGGATGCTACAGTCCACGGTATATATGCCGTGTACTGTAGCAtacaccatttttttttttatatttaattaatgtatatattgatattattaattgtatttataaaattacaaagtattttttttaaagtggtGTATTGATATACTCTTACGTGTTTAGGTATTCAAGAgatttttttagtctatttttttttatgatcgtgtacattataattatataagacatcttgtaaaatttcaaaaaatttagaaaaatttaatgcgccgaaaataaagttcaaactATTTGTTGATTGTGTGACTCTTTTATTTAGAGGGGTGCATTTTAGTTAATTGTGGTGGTTTTAGTTAATTAagataatatattttcttttattttattaaaaaattaatataataataagaaatatttttttagtgtaatttttggtgttgtgGTTGGAGTGAAGATAATTTTTAACATCAAATTTGGTGATAGTGTAACACCAAATTTGATGTAGTCCTTGGAGATGCTcttatgagaaatgctaaacgGCGCTAATGGTGTCTAGCACCCTCCTACGTGTTAATATTGCTATTGGTCTAACTAAGTATCGATCCCATACTATAATAGCTTTTAAGaagtatcgctaaccaatcgcaACGCAACATGTCGAGAAGGTACTAGGCACCACTGatacctaatagcaatgctcaattATTATATATACGCCCTTTGAAATTGAAAGGATATTCATATAACTCTGAACTCCcatgtaaaatattattttttattactaaTAAACAAATGTGGTGGATAAAATTATGGAGCCAAATCTTCTGTCCCAATTTTTCCCTATCTCCCTATCCCAATCCAATTATAATGCTCCACCTCAATTAATTATgggactcttttttttttggttaaatgttcttttcatatttttttttattcagagaaaaataataataaagacacttgaataaaataaaatcgttagaaaaaaaaaaaaaagaagaagaataaaataagattttagttaaaaaataatataatttatataaaaaaaaaaaaagacctattttttttatttcagatttttttttattaagaatcttcttttttttctcaaaaaattaaACTGGTGTTatcattaatattttataaatattaatattaataatatattattttttaaatatattagtaTTACAACTTacgttaatattaataatatattaggtaaaatttaatttattcaagtaaatatattaagtttgtttattttggaaagaaaaatatattaactttgGTAGGAAATATAGGTGGAGCATTTTAATTGGATTGGGATAGAGAGCCAGGGAAAAATTGGGACAGAAGATTTGGCTCCTAAAATTATACTACATACCAAGATCTCTTATCGATTTCTAAATGGGGCATTAATATGCAAGTTACTTGGGGTGGGAAAATATGTCATTAGTACCTTAAgtgtttttttcatattatttattaaaaaaaatatttgcaaTCTAATATTAAATTGTACTTGTAACAATATCTCGGCACTTTAAGATGCCCCTTAATTGGGAAGTAAAATGAGATTGGTCCTTGGCCGATTATTATTTTTGCATCTGATTGAAGAAGCTCTACAAACTAATTTTATGTAAACCTCTTTGAAACTGTTAATGATTTCGTGATGAAAACAATGCATTGAAGAGAACCTTTTCAGTGTGGACCACTTTCCTGTAAAACGACAATTTCTACATAAACGACAATAATATTACAAATTTGACAACTTTCATGATAAACAACACGTTTATTTGAAAACTTTATATCCCTTACAAGTTACAccccatttttattttatttttttttggtaaatagtTACACCCCATTCCGAAACTGACATTCTTTATACATAATATCTTTTTCATGAATGTGCTTTTACAATGCACTTCATTTCAGCatctaatttttagttttttttttttttataattatttaagataatttaaaaaaattaagatattcagaataatttataatatatatagaaaatactatttaaacagtctattttacacacttctaaaataaaataattacgtGTACAATACACGGTTTAAATCAgtgtataataatttttttaaaatttagctcaatgttttaaataactataatatatatccatgagaaaaaatttaattgaaaaattatttcggatactaaaCCACATAAGGGTGTATCTGTACATCCATTTTAAGCATTATAgaatttttcaataatattcTACAATACACCTCCTCAAACTAGATACATCGATGCACCTCTATTTATTTCGGTATATATCTAGAAAAGtattttgtctaatttttttttagttatggtTATTTAATTAAGACatcatataaaattttaaaaaaattggaataatttacaatataaaaatcatGCGTGCAACCGAAAATTTATACTCTGTTggtatgttaaatttttttgaatttctcaaaattttagagaatgacttaaataattataatatacactaccataaaaaaaattgactaaaaaagtCTCTTGGATGCAGAAATAGATAGAGGTGCatcaattttttagttaattttttttttctcatagtcgtatacattataattatttaagatatcctacaaaattttaagaaattcaaaaaaaaaataattaacacaCTGAAAATAAGGTTCAAACAATGTGCAtgcgtaattttttttttattattttatatccgtgtaaaatagattgtttgaataatactttctatattgtaaattattttaaatttttcaaaatttgataaaatattttaaataatttcaacacacaaataaaaaaaaatgaactagAAAATTCTTAAGTAAAAGGTGCATGATGATCAACACATCTTTTTCATGGGTGCATATTGTAGAAACAGGTGTAACATTTTATTTGCAATTCTTACAAATGGTAGCCAATTAATTACATTGTCCATGCATATTCGATTTATTTCAAACGAAAtcataaataattctaaaccaccatatatatataactcagtAGCAGAGCAGCACTCGGCCTTTCCCAACTTATAGCATGAACGACAGTTTTCATGAACTTTTcttttgatatataattttttacaagagaaaattaatattaatatttttttttctacgtattttacttttcaaataattccatacATATGCTACTAACTAATTATAGGGTCATACATTTAAATTAATAAGAACCTGAAAAGGATTATCTCACATATTGAATTATGAGAACGCATGGATCCATTTTAGTACAATATTGTATCAAGGATATCTTCTTTTATACATTAAAACTTCCAAATCCAACCACCAAAGCAATAtattaatatgcattttctttaGTAAGCTAAGCAAGAGGTTAATAATTAGTTACTCTATATGTAGATTTCTAAATTCCAACAAAATATACATTGACTATAAATGTCAGCTGCACAAATTTCATAACTGAAGAAAATCAAGAAATGGCGAACCAAAGCTGATTACAAATATAAACAATTGTGAATATATGTAACAAATCCCATTATAAGAACAAATTAGCGATAGAAAAGGTTCCAGCCCTGTCTATACTACACAAACTGGATGGTCACCtatcaaaatttaataattaagtgaCCACGCTCTTATTCGAATTATATATTGGGATGGATTATATACTTCTTAAACATATACTTCTAATTTTCTACTTTGTATAAAGTTTATTTTCGTAGTTACGAATAATTTAAAGATGTTAAATTATTGTCACACAAAAGGTGCATGATTAACATGGTAGGCATGGCAAATTGGCATGCAATTACGTACGTTTTAAAAGTGAAAATGAACCACaatacataaataacaaagtATATAGTTTCTAGGATAATCGATTTATAATTAAGATAAAACGTAAAAACAACCAAAGCAAGCAGAGGCTGCAGGGCAATAACAAAAGTCTAAGTCCTTAATAACTAATAATCCACACAATTTTCCATATATATAGCATACCACTTCCCTACTATAGAAGATATTTCATGTATCGATATCCTTAACACTCAGCAACTAGTTGTGCTTCAGGGGAGAAAATTCGATTGAGGCTAGCAGCCAATCGAACCCCACCTTGGGCTAGTTTCTTCTCCACAACAGGAAGCCGAGAAAGAAAGTATTCATCTACGAAAACAAATTACAAGGTTTAATAAATCAATGAAGTTACATATAATAGAATGAATGAAACGACGTCCAACTTAATTTGatggtctaattaattaaattataaggaGATAGTGAAAAATACCTCCAAGTGTGATGCCTGGCGTGACATTTGTGTAAGCATACTTGCAAGCGCAGACTGTGCTTTCTGAGGCATACCTGAAAATGAAATACTTATCTCATCATCATGTATAGTCTAATacttaagggctcgtttggaactgtattgtattgtattatattaaattggattatatatcatatttttatataatactatgttaaaatttaatttataataaaatattatatatttaggtgtccataaaagttaataccacatatagttttacataaaaatattgcataaaatacaattcaatataatacaatacaatacgacctaatacggcgttccaaacaaGCCCAAAATGTACTTAAGGAAAGAAATAACTAGATTTAATTTTCTCGGTGCATGAgacttattaattaaattaggaTATAATATAGATAATAAAACTTACCGAATTGGACAAACAGTTTCATTATTTGGGCATACACCCCACGATGAGGCATCATTAAACCAACCAGTCTATGTATAGCGCCATAAAAAAGAAACCAAACATGTTAAACAAGTTTTgagaagattaattatattaatgattataattatAAGCAAGCAAAACTTAATTATATGAAGAATAAAGATAGCAACGTTAATTTACTTCAATTTTTTGATGAAGGGATTGTATCATCGATGAAAGGTTCGAATTATAAAATGACTTCAAAGCAGATTCAATGATCTTGTCGTCCCATACCTGGAATATATAATTGAACAAATTAAAAACCAAATTAATCAATTTCATGAacactacttaattaaataatcaaacaatattGCTACAGTGTGAATCTAGACACATTAATTTGCTTACCCTGTGGAGATTTGTCTTGTTTTCGTACCATTGTACTGCTATTAAGTTACCACCATAATCTCCAAGGTAACCCATGTGAAGAGGCTGACAATATACAGCACTTACTTCAGATCACTATGTCGAAAtttatatttatcatttttataattatacatTCATTTCTTCAAAATGCAATTTCTCAGTTAAAGTCTCTAGTTAATTTGGAGAGAGAAAGTGTGTATTATTTAATTGGGTGGAAAAGTCAACATTTTGATATCCTTATTTCTCAGTTAAATACTGGCTTTTTAAGCAATGTCTcataaattacattatttttattaatattttactctaacattaatattaattagtttCAATTCCCAGGAATTTTCTTTGTTATAAAATTTCTATACAAGAAACTTTTATACTATGTATTTTTATTACAGCAAGaatttttgtatataaatatatcatttCTCTGGcagataatatttttattaatttctagtttgaAAATTATATACTCAGTAATTTTGCACCAAAAATAGGAAAAGCAAACCTGATGGACATCCCCAAAGAAATGAGATAAGAACATAAGTGCCTCAGTTAAATTGTCTGCCAAAACAAACAATAAAAGCCACACCAAATATTAGATATATAAttgttttttaaatataaaatatattgcCACCCCATGTAATAACATTGAAGAAAGATATACTCACATTTTGATTCGAGGGTGGGGTTGTGATAACCAGATAGCTGCTTTGTGTAGTTGAAAATTGCCCCAGTTACACATCTACCTTTGCTCCCAGAAGGGTCATGGCAGTCtcctatatattataattattgtagAGATCCAGATATTAATTTGCTTAGTTTACTGACGACAACCTTCCAAAGATTTGAGCTTAATTTGCAGCCTGATTCACCCTTATTAATTAGTTCCcctaatattttcttttaattgccTTGTTGGAAAGAAAAgttgggaaaaaaaaaacttggtgGGCTAGCttgaaatttttttgttttataacaTTGTATTTATTGATCTTTCTTCCTTATTTTTGCTTTTAATTTCcgtcttttaaaatatattccatCCGTGACCTCTATTATTTTCAATCCGTACGTCCTTTACATTTAAATTCATCAAAAAATTAACACTGCTTAAATGCTTTCAAAAACATTAACAGCttaaatatataatcaattacaAATAAGTACTGCTTGCAATTTTTACAGTGCAGTACAGTAAGATCACACTAAATAACCCTTACTTGgcaacacatttttttttttaaaaaaaaaataataataaaagaagtaCTGATGAGAGATGATATAGACTTACTGTGGTCATTGAAGTTACAGACATAATCAGGTGTATCGGCGAAGTGTAAAGCAGCGCTCCATCTATATTGTTTGCGAATATCATCTGGCCACGAGCATACTGATGCAAGATCCCCTTTTGCTGATTCTGGAAGCAATTCTTTCACCGCAACCGCTGCTTCCTCACTCAGATAACCCTAAtcatcatatatacatatacacattATGTTTGTgtacaataatattatatacattgtatatataaagataGATAACTCACCTCTGCGATCTTACAAGTGGCATAATGACCTTCAGGTCCCCAACCCAGAATTCCTGGAATGAAGAGCAGAAATACAAGTTTCCTGAGCAGCCCTGAGTCTGAGCCGTACATGGTTTGGTAGCACTAGCAccaaatattctattttttttaacttgagcttccttttcaaatttcaatttgATTTGAGCTATATTTGTACAGCATGCCAAGCCAATAGATATTttataagggaaatttgattttctatgcttagaaaatcaaaaaatttgatttataaaccaataattaaaaccctaaaaaaactataccttttttttcaaaaccccaaaaatacccccaaactaaaactatctctctttctctctctatctagccggtcccaataatcccacaccccaggtccgatggtcggaccatggggtccgatggggtccgaccaatcggacccatcggaccccaaggtccgaccatcggacctctctcttccctctctcaaatcgcgggaaaaaaaaaaaaaaaaaaaaaaaaaaaaaaaattaaagccgagccatcggacccatcggaccgaccatcggacccatcggacccatcggacccgaccatcggaccctttcttcctctctctccaaaatcgcggaaaaaaaaaaaaaaaaaaaaaaaaaaatcaaaggtccgatggtcggaccttgggggtccgatgggtccgaccatcggacccccaaggtccgaccatcggacctttgtcttcttccctctctcaaatcgcaggaaaaaaaaaaaaaagtttcagaatttttttttttttcttcgcaTTTCAGAGAGggtcggaggtggtggaggtgtggGTTCGGTTGGCTCTCCGTCGGCGTCTCGGTCGGAGGTGGCATTCGCCGTTCTGCGATGGTTGGTTTTGGGTGGAAGGGAGGTGGATCGGCAGTGTGTTTTGGTGGGTTTGatttgagagagaaaggaggaagagagagaaatggttgagaataatgaggggggtattttgggGTTTAGGTAAAAGTAGTTCTATTTTTTAAAGAGTTATAAGTATTAGTTTAGATAATTAATTTAGGTATAAAAAATGCATAGAaactcaaatttc is a window from the Cannabis sativa cultivar Pink pepper isolate KNU-18-1 chromosome 1, ASM2916894v1, whole genome shotgun sequence genome containing:
- the LOC115703618 gene encoding endonuclease 4; its protein translation is MYGSDSGLLRKLVFLLFIPGILGWGPEGHYATCKIAEGYLSEEAAVAVKELLPESAKGDLASVCSWPDDIRKQYRWSAALHFADTPDYVCNFNDHRDCHDPSGSKGRCVTGAIFNYTKQLSGYHNPTLESKYNLTEALMFLSHFFGDVHQPLHMGYLGDYGGNLIAVQWYENKTNLHRVWDDKIIESALKSFYNSNLSSMIQSLHQKIETGWFNDASSWGVCPNNETVCPIRYASESTVCACKYAYTNVTPGITLGDEYFLSRLPVVEKKLAQGGVRLAASLNRIFSPEAQLVAEC